Within the Fischerella sp. PCC 9605 genome, the region CTAACTGCCGGGGCTAAGTTTGCATCTAGGTGAGACCAACAGCAATATATCTAATGGCTTATGTGACGTTCTCTCCCGGTAAGCCTTACGGCTATACCGGGAGCTTCTAAAGGCTAAAATAGAGATAGCTGTACTCCATTCCAACCCCAAGCTTCTGGCTTCACAGGCTGGGTATCCCCTAAGCCTCCACCGGCAGGCACGATGAGTCCCACCGCGTTTAATGCCCGTTGCAGTATGTTACGGGCAGCGTTCTCATCTCTGTCGATAACTGCGTAACAGCGAGTACATTCATGAGTACGAATCGACAAAGTTTTGGGTACTTTGGCCCCACAACTTGAGCATTCTACTGTTGTGCCTGCTGGATTGACTTTAACAACGTGTACGCCGCGTTTTACCGCCACTGCTTCCAACTTGCTGATAAAGCTACCCCAGGCAACATCTAGAATCGATTTCCCCAGTCGTGTACGAGCTAGCCCCCTCAGATTCAAATCTTCAACTGCGATTAAGTCATAACGATTAACCAGATTGTGCGCTGTGTTGTAATGAAAGTTTTCACGGATTCTGCCAACCCGTTGATGAATCCGTGCAATCTTGTTTTGCTGTTTTTTGTACCCATTTGAGCCTTTTTGTTTGCGAGACAAAAATCTTTGTTGTCGAGCTAAATGATTTTGAACTTGACGGTAGGGTTTGACTACTGGCACTGTTTCACCACTAGAGGTGGTCAAAAACTCTTTCAACCCTACGTCAATACCTACAACTGTTTTTATATTATCTAAAGGCAATGGTGAAGGTACAGACTCATCTTGCATGGAAACGCAGACATACCAACCATCAGCCTTTTTGACTACTGTGGCTTGTTTGAGGGTAAAACCATCCGGCAGTGGACGGTGCAGTCGGATAGGCATTGCGCCTATCCTGCTCAATTTTAGTATTCCATTTTCAACAAATGCGCCAGCTTTAGGGCAGTTGACTCGCGGGAATACAAAAGACCGTAACTCTCCAGGCTTTTTGAATCTAGGTCTGCCGCCACGTTGAGCATCATGGGATGGAAATTGCCAACGCTTCCAGGCTTTATCTAGTCGTTGTAGGTTAAATTGTTGTGATTCTGCCCAAATATTTTTGTACTCAGGAAACAATTGTTTTGTTTCTTTTAACGCTGCTTGCTGAGTATAGTAGTCTACTCGCTCAGGTATTTCACCTATAGGCTCACTAACAATACTGTATCTATCAATAGGTGAGCGAGTTCTTTTTAGCCAATCCAGTCTTTGACCTAATGCATCATTCCAGTGTCTACGCAACAGTTCCAGCCAACTGTCCATAATGACAATTTGCTCGACTGATGGCTTGATTCTGTAGCAGTAAGTTAGTAGCATAAAACTAATTGTACCACTTACCGCTTTAAAATGGAAGACAGTTATGAACATGGTTTTAGATCTATTTACTCTCTTACTGCTCACATAGTATTTGTCACCAAATACAGACGAAAAACTATCAACCAACAGGTTCAGAAAAGGTTAAAAGAAATCTTTGCGGACACCTGCAAAAAATGGGGATGTACTCTGAAGGAGTTTAATGGTGAAACAGACCATGTTCATCTGCTCGTTAGCTATCCTCCCCAAGTGCAAATAAGTAAATTTATTGCTAATTTAAAAACCGTTTCTAGCAGATTGATCCGTAAAGAGTTTTCTAATTATCTCAATCAGTTTTACAGCAAACCTGTCTTCTGGACTGGCTCGTATTTTGTTGCCAGCTGTGGTGGAGTAACTATTGAGCAACTCAAGAAATATGTAGAACAACAATCCTCGCCAAATGACCTTGCATGAAACCAAGAAAAAGAACCAAGCCTTTATATATATTCGACAAGCCCACTAATTTATTCGTAGGGTGGCACGCAGCAAAGCTTTGCTGCGTGCTAGGCTTGGCTCTTTTCTAATCGTTTTATCCCTGACTAAATCCTGGGCGGCAATTCCCCACCCGTTATACCCGTAGGGTTAACGGGCGACCCCTTGCCGCAAGAAGTTGGAGAAATGGTATTACAGCCAATACTTCTCGGTTAAAGGGGAAAGGGAAAAGGGAAAGGGACAGATATTCATCTTTTACCCCTTCACCTTTAACATGCATCCCAAACCATAAAGGAGAATCAAGTCTGCTTATTCGAGAAGTATTGGTATTACAGCCAATTCCCCAATAGTACGTAAGGAGCCCAGTAATAGGGACTGTTCTCTTTAGCAACAACAGCTAGTTGGGCATGCTGAAGCGCTTCGGCTTTAGTCACCCCAGTCTTTAACTGTCGATAAAACTCACTCATGAGGAAGGCGGTGGATTGATCGTCTACTGACCACAAACTTGCCAGTGTACTGCGTGCTCCAGCCTGCACAGCTACTCCAGCTAATCCCAATGCGGCTCGCTTATCTCCTTGGGCGGTTTTGCAAGCACTGAGTACGAGTAATTCAATGTTGCTAGACCTGTTAGTTTCGCTAGTTCGCACTAATTTATCAAATTCTTTGACCTTGAGCAGTTTATCCCAGGTAAGAATAAAGGTTTTTTCTGGATCTGAACTGAATTCGCCGTGAGTT harbors:
- the tnpA gene encoding IS200/IS605 family transposase, translated to MEDSYEHGFRSIYSLTAHIVFVTKYRRKTINQQVQKRLKEIFADTCKKWGCTLKEFNGETDHVHLLVSYPPQVQISKFIANLKTVSSRLIRKEFSNYLNQFYSKPVFWTGSYFVASCGGVTIEQLKKYVEQQSSPNDLA
- a CDS encoding RNA-guided endonuclease InsQ/TnpB family protein: MLLTYCYRIKPSVEQIVIMDSWLELLRRHWNDALGQRLDWLKRTRSPIDRYSIVSEPIGEIPERVDYYTQQAALKETKQLFPEYKNIWAESQQFNLQRLDKAWKRWQFPSHDAQRGGRPRFKKPGELRSFVFPRVNCPKAGAFVENGILKLSRIGAMPIRLHRPLPDGFTLKQATVVKKADGWYVCVSMQDESVPSPLPLDNIKTVVGIDVGLKEFLTTSSGETVPVVKPYRQVQNHLARQQRFLSRKQKGSNGYKKQQNKIARIHQRVGRIRENFHYNTAHNLVNRYDLIAVEDLNLRGLARTRLGKSILDVAWGSFISKLEAVAVKRGVHVVKVNPAGTTVECSSCGAKVPKTLSIRTHECTRCYAVIDRDENAARNILQRALNAVGLIVPAGGGLGDTQPVKPEAWGWNGVQLSLF